From Sander vitreus isolate 19-12246 chromosome 5, sanVit1, whole genome shotgun sequence:
TACTCGCTCTCGGTGCTAATTCAGGCAGACATAAATATAAGCTAGTTTGTCAGACATGAGTCAGTTCTTGGGTCGTCAGGACTGTATCGAAAGCCTCCGAAAAGACGTCGTCGACCTTCAAGGTGCGATTCTGGACGTCTTTTCCAGAACCGGACCGGTCCGTTTTTCCTCCTGGAAGTTCCCCGATAAACTTTCATGTAATCTGGACA
This genomic window contains:
- the LOC144517899 gene encoding coiled-coil domain-containing protein 157-like, which translates into the protein MSQFLGRQDCIESLRKDVVDLQGAILDVFSRTGPVRFSSWKFPDKLSCNLDMVALLEQYDFVDGEDAFNQHSHIVLLELVIDR